The following are encoded in a window of Roseivirga misakiensis genomic DNA:
- a CDS encoding receptor L domain-containing protein, whose product MKTTLKYLTFSLSLVLILNGCSNDDSIPTTTDNIFLRSQTEVNDFGQKGYEVIKGSLAINSISADDPIVDLSPLNSIISVESVLSISGNSISSLDGLNGLKEVLGDVEIEDNDQLENLDGLSALGSIGGDFTILNNQKLASTSGLGSLNDLGGRLSISFNPELTNLNGFEGVNSLTLLNIYSNTRLVSLNGLNGLNEVEISVFINQNPALETISALSNLNALENLVIQANPNLNNLDGLQGITELNFLDITLNNKLVDMTGLNNLKNVTESLGIGLNLNLQNLNGLENVNVAESVVISSNENLQNLGGLQNLNDTNRIVFLKNPGLSDFCGLTGLFNNQNFNGEVDIRENAFNPSREDILAGNCDN is encoded by the coding sequence ATGAAAACAACACTTAAATACCTCACCTTCTCTTTGTCTTTGGTTCTAATCTTGAACGGCTGCTCCAACGACGACTCAATACCTACCACAACAGATAATATATTCTTAAGAAGTCAAACAGAAGTAAATGACTTTGGACAAAAAGGTTATGAAGTTATCAAGGGTTCTCTTGCGATAAATTCCATCAGTGCAGACGATCCAATCGTAGACCTGAGCCCATTAAATAGCATAATTTCAGTAGAATCAGTTTTATCAATTAGCGGAAATTCTATCTCTTCTTTGGATGGACTCAATGGACTCAAAGAAGTTTTAGGTGATGTTGAAATTGAAGATAATGATCAATTAGAAAATCTCGATGGTTTATCAGCCTTGGGATCCATAGGAGGTGATTTCACCATCTTAAATAATCAAAAATTGGCAAGTACGAGTGGCCTTGGATCATTGAACGATTTAGGTGGTAGGTTGTCCATTAGCTTCAATCCAGAACTTACAAACCTAAACGGTTTTGAGGGTGTAAATAGCCTGACCTTGTTAAACATTTATAGTAATACCAGACTGGTTAGCTTAAATGGTTTAAATGGGCTGAATGAAGTAGAAATAAGTGTTTTCATCAATCAAAATCCTGCCCTCGAGACTATCTCGGCCCTTTCAAATCTAAATGCCTTAGAGAACCTCGTGATTCAAGCTAACCCTAACCTGAACAATTTGGATGGTCTTCAGGGTATAACCGAACTCAACTTTTTGGATATCACGCTCAACAATAAATTGGTTGACATGACTGGTTTAAATAATCTTAAAAATGTGACTGAATCGTTGGGCATAGGTTTGAATCTAAATCTCCAAAATTTAAATGGACTTGAAAATGTCAATGTTGCCGAAAGCGTAGTGATCTCGTCAAACGAGAATTTGCAGAATTTAGGTGGCTTACAAAACCTCAATGATACCAATAGAATTGTCTTCTTAAAGAACCCTGGGTTAAGCGATTTCTGCGGACTAACAGGTTTATTTAACAATCAAAACTTCAATGGCGAGGTGGACATCAGAGAAAATGCCTTTAACCCGAGTAGAGAGGATATTTTAGCTGGAAATTGTGACAATTAA
- a CDS encoding receptor L domain-containing protein has product MGVFNGDLFLNTQEAIDDFAKLGYTTIIGDVRIGANNGIESNITSINLTGLTSIQGVLEIANTNLVELNGLSQLVEIQGTLFIQGNPLLRNLDGLDNLSTIDALSIVGNAELQNINTLSRLRNLSTLIVSDNPKLTSLLGLANITDVTLNLTISRNPFLSSLSGLMSLMTVGGLLEISETDITSLTGLENLRSINEALIQSNNTLLSLAGLTGLETITGELVIRNNPFLDDFCALKEFVTAEGIDLPISITDNSDNPTLQEIIDEDCDGN; this is encoded by the coding sequence ATGGGGGTTTTCAACGGAGACCTTTTTCTTAATACTCAAGAAGCGATTGACGATTTTGCCAAGCTTGGTTATACAACCATTATAGGCGACGTAAGAATAGGTGCCAATAATGGCATTGAATCAAATATTACATCCATCAACTTGACTGGGTTGACAAGTATTCAAGGCGTTTTAGAAATAGCGAATACTAATCTTGTTGAATTAAACGGGTTAAGTCAGCTTGTTGAAATACAAGGCACACTTTTCATACAAGGCAATCCACTTTTACGAAATCTAGATGGACTGGATAACCTAAGCACCATTGATGCTTTATCGATTGTTGGGAATGCCGAATTACAGAACATCAATACACTTTCGAGACTCAGAAATCTATCGACTCTCATAGTTTCAGATAACCCAAAACTTACTTCTCTACTAGGTTTAGCAAATATCACCGACGTGACCTTGAACCTTACGATAAGTCGAAACCCATTTTTAAGTAGTTTAAGTGGTCTAATGTCGTTAATGACCGTTGGCGGATTATTAGAAATTTCAGAAACAGACATTACTTCACTAACAGGTCTGGAAAACCTCAGGAGCATTAACGAGGCGCTGATTCAGTCAAACAATACCCTTTTAAGCTTGGCAGGATTGACTGGTCTTGAAACGATTACTGGAGAATTAGTCATTCGAAACAATCCATTCCTAGATGATTTCTGTGCATTAAAAGAATTCGTAACGGCAGAAGGTATTGATCTACCAATAAGCATCACCGATAATTCGGACAACCCTACCCTACAGGAAATCATTGATGAAGATTGTGACGGTAATTAG
- a CDS encoding alanine/glycine:cation symporter family protein, with the protein MEVIETAVRDFSNWIWGIPLLILVMGGGLFFMIYSKFTPFLYFRHAINVLRGKYDEDDKEGQISHYEALSTAIASTVGMGNISGVAVAITAGGPGAIFWMWVSAFFGIATKYFTCTLAVMYRGKDSDGEVRGGPMYVITEGLGQKWKPLAVFFCIFALAGALPIFQANQLTAALNTILGPAVGYNTESSFMFLGANISYASMITGLVLMVLVSTVIFGGIKKISKVASKLVPAMVVIYFVLVIYILLQNFAAIPGIFGSIIEEAFTGNAILGGGLGAIIIQGARRAAFSNEAGIGTAPMVHGDTKTDEPVREGLVAMLGPAIDTLIVCTLTALVILSTGVYEPYLGKSVEGIPVTLEAFNQAIPGGAGGYLLGLCIMIFAVSTLLSYSYYGVKCMSFLLGAKRGKIYNYIYIGTIILGAVASLDFVFTLIDSSFALMAIPTILSAILLAPKVTAASKDYFARLKNGEMG; encoded by the coding sequence TTGGAAGTTATAGAAACCGCAGTTCGAGATTTTAGTAATTGGATTTGGGGAATACCTTTACTCATTTTAGTGATGGGTGGGGGCTTATTCTTTATGATCTATTCAAAATTCACACCTTTTCTTTACTTCCGTCATGCGATCAATGTCCTCCGCGGAAAGTACGATGAGGATGACAAAGAGGGCCAAATTAGTCATTATGAGGCATTATCTACGGCTATTGCTTCAACTGTTGGTATGGGCAATATCAGTGGTGTTGCCGTGGCAATTACCGCAGGTGGTCCCGGAGCAATTTTCTGGATGTGGGTATCGGCGTTTTTTGGAATTGCCACAAAATATTTCACTTGTACACTCGCTGTAATGTACCGTGGTAAAGATTCTGATGGCGAGGTTCGAGGTGGACCAATGTACGTGATTACGGAAGGTTTGGGTCAAAAGTGGAAGCCTTTGGCGGTCTTCTTCTGCATTTTTGCGCTTGCAGGTGCTTTACCAATCTTTCAAGCCAATCAACTCACAGCTGCCCTTAATACTATCTTGGGTCCAGCGGTTGGCTATAATACCGAATCTTCATTTATGTTTTTAGGAGCTAATATCTCTTATGCTTCAATGATCACTGGCCTTGTTTTAATGGTTTTGGTATCCACTGTGATTTTTGGGGGAATAAAGAAAATAAGTAAAGTAGCTTCTAAGCTGGTACCAGCGATGGTAGTTATCTACTTCGTTTTGGTAATTTATATTCTGCTCCAAAATTTTGCCGCTATTCCGGGAATATTTGGTTCTATTATCGAAGAGGCATTTACAGGTAATGCTATCCTTGGTGGAGGATTAGGTGCTATTATTATTCAGGGTGCCAGAAGAGCGGCTTTTTCTAATGAAGCAGGTATTGGTACTGCGCCAATGGTTCATGGTGATACAAAAACAGATGAACCAGTTCGCGAAGGTCTTGTCGCCATGTTAGGACCAGCTATTGATACACTCATAGTTTGTACACTTACAGCATTGGTTATTTTAAGCACAGGCGTTTATGAGCCTTATTTGGGTAAAAGTGTGGAAGGAATTCCAGTGACGCTAGAAGCCTTTAATCAAGCAATTCCTGGTGGAGCTGGTGGCTACTTACTAGGCTTGTGTATTATGATTTTTGCCGTTTCTACTTTGCTATCTTACTCATATTATGGGGTGAAATGTATGTCCTTTTTATTGGGTGCGAAACGTGGCAAGATTTACAACTACATTTACATAGGAACAATTATTCTCGGCGCAGTCGCGTCGCTTGATTTTGTGTTTACGCTCATCGATAGCAGTTTCGCTTTGATGGCGATACCTACGATTTTATCGGCAATTCTCCTCGCACCTAAGGTGACGGCTGCTTCTAAAGATTATTTTGCCCGTCTTAAAAATGGGGAAATGGGTTAG
- a CDS encoding TlpA family protein disulfide reductase has translation MKKPKKAKVTRRDIIELTVIVSIFAIIYLTGAQAEVFGKVQQVFLETGIVSASELDESSVFTADLNFKVTDRDGNIIDVNTLKGKTIFMNIWATWCPPCVAEMPNINGLKKKLADYDDIVFLMISEDREMETAIKWVDKKGFDLPIHQMVGRLPNMYETGYVPSTFVISPKGEVVVRHTGMANYNTRRFRKFLIKLTEEGVQRN, from the coding sequence ATGAAGAAGCCTAAAAAAGCCAAAGTGACTAGAAGAGACATCATCGAGCTTACGGTGATCGTTTCAATATTCGCTATTATTTACCTGACTGGCGCCCAAGCAGAGGTATTTGGCAAGGTTCAGCAAGTATTTCTCGAAACAGGAATCGTTAGTGCTTCTGAGTTAGACGAAAGCTCTGTTTTCACTGCTGATTTAAACTTCAAAGTAACCGATCGTGATGGTAACATCATCGATGTCAATACGCTGAAAGGCAAAACAATTTTCATGAATATTTGGGCTACATGGTGCCCGCCTTGCGTGGCTGAAATGCCCAATATAAATGGCCTGAAGAAAAAATTAGCAGACTATGATGACATTGTCTTTCTGATGATTTCCGAAGACAGAGAAATGGAAACCGCCATAAAATGGGTTGATAAGAAAGGTTTTGACCTACCTATTCATCAAATGGTCGGCAGGTTACCCAATATGTACGAAACAGGTTATGTTCCTTCTACTTTCGTGATTTCTCCAAAAGGCGAAGTCGTTGTGAGACATACAGGAATGGCTAATTACAATACGCGGCGTTTCCGAAAATTTCTAATCAAGCTTACAGAAGAGGGCGTCCAACGCAACTAA
- a CDS encoding DUF4399 domain-containing protein, with protein sequence MRLVKKLFVILLVVSATWSCSQKEGVSFENLEDGQEVSSPVLVKMGVSGMEVQPAGEVVKGTGHHHMIIDGSFIKTGVPVPANDTHIHYGKGQVEAELNLSPGEHTLTLQFANGIHQSYGEEWSKTITINVK encoded by the coding sequence ATGAGATTAGTTAAGAAGCTTTTTGTTATCCTACTTGTTGTTTCAGCAACATGGTCTTGTAGTCAAAAAGAGGGCGTTTCTTTTGAAAACCTTGAAGATGGACAAGAAGTAAGTAGCCCAGTTTTAGTGAAAATGGGTGTTAGTGGTATGGAAGTTCAACCTGCTGGGGAAGTAGTAAAAGGAACGGGCCATCACCACATGATCATTGACGGATCATTTATTAAAACTGGCGTACCTGTACCCGCAAACGATACACACATTCATTATGGAAAAGGTCAAGTAGAAGCGGAACTTAATTTATCGCCTGGAGAACACACCTTAACGCTTCAATTTGCCAATGGTATCCACCAGTCCTATGGTGAAGAATGGAGTAAGACCATCACGATTAACGTAAAATAA
- a CDS encoding RidA family protein — MEKINAKGAPEALGPYVSAVRTGNLVFCSGQTGINPETGKVDKTCVEGQTKQVMRNLAAVLDSQGLTLNDIVKCNVYLSDIANFDKMNVVYGEMLAGHTPARTTVAVAGLPLNALVEIECIAEVK, encoded by the coding sequence TTGGAAAAGATTAATGCCAAAGGCGCTCCAGAAGCACTTGGGCCATATGTATCCGCTGTTCGAACGGGTAATTTGGTTTTCTGTTCTGGTCAAACTGGAATCAACCCTGAAACAGGTAAGGTTGATAAAACCTGTGTTGAAGGCCAAACAAAGCAGGTAATGAGAAACCTTGCGGCAGTATTAGATTCGCAAGGTTTGACGCTTAATGATATCGTGAAGTGTAATGTCTATTTGAGCGACATTGCAAATTTTGATAAGATGAATGTAGTTTATGGTGAAATGCTAGCAGGTCATACGCCAGCTAGAACAACCGTGGCTGTGGCGGGTTTGCCCTTAAATGCTTTAGTAGAAATAGAATGTATTGCTGAGGTGAAATAA
- a CDS encoding tetratricopeptide repeat protein translates to MKRSLIYTCLVLLSSSVFAQNLEEAIKFYKNGDSKSAKGILVEVNSKSEDYEKAQYYLGRIAFDNDDYSQAIDHFKTVIKKNDQNSDYYTWLGNAYGVYAQNSSRIRQGIIAPKIRKNYEKAIAIDPQNLDAQKGLIEYYTQAPAFMGGSLDKALNTAQTIKSFNEKEGYLALSTVYQRKEEYVKAEDALLKLVALDNRYKTSLGTFYQNRAMYEKAFKHFEDMRLNEPENTNAIYQFGRTSALSGQRTEEGIKALETYMTLPIQQGAPSFAAAKMRLGMIYEKIGDKEKAKAYYKSSLSDDPKMQLAKQGLKRVK, encoded by the coding sequence ATGAAAAGGTCACTTATTTACACATGCTTAGTGCTTCTTTCTTCGAGTGTATTTGCTCAAAATCTCGAAGAAGCCATAAAATTTTATAAGAACGGAGATTCAAAATCTGCTAAAGGGATACTGGTCGAGGTAAACTCAAAATCAGAAGATTATGAAAAGGCTCAGTATTACCTAGGAAGAATCGCCTTCGACAATGACGATTATAGCCAGGCGATCGACCACTTTAAAACTGTGATCAAAAAGAACGATCAGAATTCGGATTACTATACTTGGTTAGGCAACGCTTACGGAGTTTATGCACAAAACTCTAGTAGAATTAGACAGGGTATAATCGCCCCCAAGATTAGAAAGAACTACGAAAAAGCAATTGCCATTGATCCACAAAACTTAGACGCTCAAAAAGGCTTAATTGAATATTATACCCAAGCACCAGCTTTTATGGGAGGTAGTTTAGATAAAGCTTTGAATACTGCTCAAACCATTAAGAGCTTTAATGAAAAAGAGGGTTATCTAGCTCTTTCCACCGTATATCAGCGAAAAGAAGAATATGTCAAAGCAGAAGATGCTTTACTCAAATTAGTTGCTCTTGACAATCGCTATAAGACATCGCTTGGAACATTTTACCAAAACCGAGCAATGTATGAGAAGGCCTTTAAGCATTTTGAAGATATGCGTTTAAATGAGCCTGAAAATACAAACGCCATTTATCAATTTGGCAGAACCAGTGCACTGTCAGGGCAACGCACGGAAGAAGGAATAAAAGCCCTCGAAACCTATATGACTTTGCCTATTCAACAAGGAGCACCCTCCTTCGCCGCTGCCAAAATGAGGTTAGGAATGATTTACGAAAAAATCGGTGATAAAGAGAAAGCCAAAGCTTATTACAAATCCTCACTGAGTGATGACCCTAAGATGCAATTGGCCAAACAGGGGTTAAAGCGGGTGAAATAA
- a CDS encoding S9 family peptidase — translation MKKTIVLAILMAFSLPALAQQHKANFKAAEKFKSSNIRKMLKSTRVFPRWLKDSDKFWYTYTTTNGKNFYMVDPAKKSKTKLFDNLDFAAQLSELTSKPWDHRNLDLKGWKLEDDNKTFTFMVDSIDYHFDVNSKIITKGDSTEKAKKRINWAGYSPDSTYITYAKNYDLYMMRADDPDSTEILLADDGERWFSYGFDRGDTTKDKKYRAAVRWFKDESKFYVTRSDSRKVKELFVINDLSNPRPEVEIYKYAMPGEQDVPQTHLSIFEVPSKNRIDVEIDKYLDQTINTYLPGKTSDRLFATRMNRTSDTLDVVSINTTTGDVKTLFTDTNYPYFYSPNTQLSILNEGEELIWWSERNGWGQLYLYDGITGALKNKITNSGYFVTGRIQQVDTVGKKVYFAARGREPGIDPYYALMYKANLNGTGFKPISTEAANHSMNMSESSKYYVDNYSATDVAPKSLLKDSNGNVIMELESADLSLLYEAGWQMPERFTMKADDGITDLYGVMFKPFDFDSTRKYPIISYVYPGPQVESFGNDFSITSGYNTALAQLGFIVVSMGHRGGSPMRDKYYHTYGYENLRDYALADDKRSIEILADRHDFIDIDNVGIFGHSGGGFMSTAAMLMYPDFYDAAASSAGNHDNNVYNKWWGETHNGVTRVDKKKKDKDGNEYTETTWKAKVKTNPSIAKNLKGHLLITHGTRDNNVNPANSLRLANELMKAGKRFDYMPIPGARHGYGSKRDYYEQMMWYFFAEHLLGDYRNNVDISLPDGN, via the coding sequence ATGAAAAAAACAATAGTCTTAGCCATACTCATGGCTTTTTCCTTACCTGCGCTAGCACAGCAGCATAAGGCGAATTTCAAGGCAGCTGAGAAATTCAAATCATCTAATATTAGGAAAATGCTGAAATCCACTCGAGTCTTCCCTCGATGGCTAAAAGACAGCGATAAGTTCTGGTATACCTACACCACCACCAATGGAAAGAACTTTTACATGGTAGATCCTGCCAAAAAGTCTAAAACAAAACTTTTCGATAACCTTGATTTTGCAGCGCAACTTTCTGAATTGACAAGTAAGCCTTGGGATCACCGAAACCTCGATTTAAAAGGCTGGAAGCTAGAGGATGACAATAAGACTTTCACCTTTATGGTGGATAGCATTGACTATCACTTCGATGTAAATTCTAAAATAATCACCAAAGGAGACTCCACTGAAAAAGCCAAAAAGAGAATTAATTGGGCTGGATACTCTCCTGATAGCACCTACATCACTTATGCAAAAAACTATGATTTGTATATGATGCGTGCCGATGATCCTGACTCTACTGAAATTCTTTTAGCCGATGACGGCGAAAGATGGTTCAGCTACGGTTTCGACAGAGGTGATACTACAAAAGACAAGAAATACAGAGCAGCAGTTCGCTGGTTCAAAGATGAGTCTAAGTTCTACGTAACTAGATCTGACTCTAGAAAAGTTAAGGAATTGTTCGTCATAAATGACCTTAGCAACCCAAGACCAGAAGTCGAAATATATAAGTATGCGATGCCTGGTGAGCAAGACGTGCCACAAACACACCTTTCGATTTTCGAGGTTCCGAGTAAGAATAGAATCGATGTAGAGATTGATAAGTACCTTGATCAAACGATCAACACTTACCTACCTGGAAAAACATCCGACAGGCTTTTTGCTACGCGAATGAACAGAACTAGTGATACGTTAGATGTGGTTTCTATTAACACAACTACGGGCGACGTGAAGACACTGTTTACTGATACGAACTATCCATACTTCTACTCGCCAAACACGCAATTATCCATCTTAAACGAAGGTGAAGAGCTAATTTGGTGGTCTGAAAGAAATGGCTGGGGCCAACTTTACCTATATGATGGAATTACTGGTGCTCTAAAAAATAAGATCACTAACAGCGGTTATTTTGTGACAGGTAGAATTCAGCAAGTTGATACAGTGGGTAAGAAAGTCTATTTCGCAGCTCGTGGTCGAGAGCCGGGAATTGACCCATACTATGCCCTTATGTATAAGGCTAACCTAAACGGAACTGGATTTAAGCCGATCAGTACAGAAGCGGCAAACCATTCGATGAATATGTCAGAGTCATCGAAGTACTACGTCGATAATTATTCCGCAACTGACGTGGCACCGAAATCACTATTGAAGGACAGCAATGGAAACGTGATTATGGAACTAGAATCTGCTGATTTATCCCTATTGTACGAAGCTGGTTGGCAAATGCCTGAACGTTTTACAATGAAGGCAGATGATGGGATCACAGATCTATATGGTGTTATGTTCAAACCATTCGATTTTGATTCTACACGTAAGTACCCGATCATTTCCTATGTATACCCTGGTCCTCAAGTGGAGTCTTTTGGCAATGACTTTAGCATCACTTCAGGATACAATACTGCACTTGCTCAACTTGGTTTTATTGTAGTAAGTATGGGACACAGAGGTGGTAGCCCAATGCGAGATAAATATTACCACACTTATGGTTATGAAAACCTTAGAGATTATGCTTTGGCCGATGACAAACGTTCTATAGAAATACTTGCCGATCGCCACGACTTCATTGACATTGATAATGTAGGAATCTTCGGGCATTCTGGAGGCGGATTTATGTCGACTGCGGCTATGCTTATGTATCCAGATTTTTATGACGCAGCTGCGTCTTCTGCTGGTAACCACGACAACAACGTTTACAATAAATGGTGGGGTGAAACACATAATGGTGTGACACGTGTCGATAAGAAGAAAAAGGATAAAGATGGTAACGAGTATACCGAAACTACTTGGAAAGCGAAGGTAAAAACCAACCCATCGATCGCTAAGAACCTAAAAGGGCACTTGTTAATTACGCACGGTACTAGAGATAACAACGTGAACCCAGCAAACAGTTTAAGGCTGGCTAACGAGCTCATGAAAGCAGGTAAGCGTTTTGATTATATGCCAATCCCAGGTGCCAGACATGGCTACGGTAGCAAACGAGATTACTACGAGCAAATGATGTGGTATTTCTTCGCAGAGCACCTACTGGGTGACTACAGAAATAATGTAGACATTAGTCTACCTGACGGAAACTAA
- a CDS encoding DUF2911 domain-containing protein yields MKRSFFLVALTLAFIAVNAQAQKFPGLDPSPTDKVFYPGNVPLSDLRGGDYVPAKVKLVYSRPQLKGRDMMGKIANGKMWRMGANEANEITFYQDVTIGGKKVSAGTYSLFAIPSADKWTFVLHSKLNTWGNFALKNSTEVARVDGPVSKSDDSIEALSMMFKEVDGGLHLMVGWQNTIAEMPIMM; encoded by the coding sequence ATGAAACGATCATTTTTTTTAGTAGCACTTACTTTAGCTTTCATTGCGGTAAACGCTCAAGCTCAAAAATTCCCTGGTCTTGACCCGAGTCCAACGGATAAAGTCTTTTACCCTGGTAACGTACCCCTTTCAGATTTGAGAGGTGGTGATTATGTACCTGCTAAAGTCAAATTAGTCTACAGTCGTCCTCAATTAAAAGGAAGAGACATGATGGGTAAAATTGCAAACGGAAAAATGTGGAGAATGGGCGCTAACGAGGCGAATGAGATCACTTTTTACCAAGATGTAACCATTGGAGGTAAAAAAGTAAGCGCTGGTACTTATTCATTATTTGCTATTCCAAGTGCAGACAAATGGACTTTCGTGCTACACTCTAAACTGAACACTTGGGGTAATTTTGCACTTAAAAACAGTACAGAAGTTGCTCGTGTAGATGGCCCAGTAAGTAAATCTGACGATAGCATTGAAGCACTTTCAATGATGTTTAAAGAAGTTGATGGAGGTTTACACCTAATGGTAGGTTGGCAAAACACAATCGCTGAGATGCCGATTATGATGTAA